One genomic region from Metallosphaera tengchongensis encodes:
- a CDS encoding lycopene cyclase domain-containing protein, translating into MEFSLFLPHLAYLEIDSMIFFPTLVISLAFHVKRMYKSLITAIGTISPIYIVWDFLATLKGSWGFNPKWVLGIYVVNLPVEEVLFFVVTPFATLLIYDFLFNKFRDKELRFVTSRKVVGTALVILLLDFLFLSYSYTFVDLVYLSASLLTAQFLDGEMLRSRNYWVFVLLTFIPFLVFDYFLTSLPVVVYGTHSILGIRILTIPVEDAIYSLSMMNFYTSIYRVGAKVWSST; encoded by the coding sequence ATGGAGTTTAGTCTCTTCCTACCGCATCTAGCCTACCTGGAGATAGACTCCATGATATTCTTCCCGACCTTGGTTATATCCCTTGCGTTTCACGTCAAAAGGATGTATAAGTCATTAATCACTGCAATAGGGACGATCTCTCCCATTTACATAGTGTGGGATTTCCTGGCTACGCTCAAGGGTTCTTGGGGGTTCAACCCTAAGTGGGTCTTGGGAATTTACGTGGTGAACCTCCCGGTGGAGGAGGTCCTCTTCTTCGTGGTGACTCCTTTCGCTACGCTTTTGATCTACGACTTCCTCTTCAACAAGTTTAGGGACAAGGAACTCCGGTTCGTGACGAGCAGAAAGGTAGTGGGCACAGCGTTGGTCATCCTTTTATTGGACTTCCTGTTCTTGAGTTACTCTTACACTTTTGTGGACTTGGTCTACCTCTCTGCCTCCCTGTTGACTGCCCAATTCTTAGACGGGGAAATGCTGAGGTCTAGGAACTATTGGGTTTTCGTATTGCTCACCTTCATACCGTTCCTGGTGTTCGACTACTTCCTCACGTCCTTACCAGTCGTAGTGTACGGAACGCACTCTATCCTCGGGATACGGATCCTCACGATCCCAGTTGAGGACGCTATTTACTCCCTCTCAATGATGAACTTTTACACTTCCATATATAGGGTAGGTGCCAAGGTTTGGAGCTCCACATAG
- a CDS encoding haloacid dehalogenase type II: MLGWSMRLRLAFDVFGTILDLSTLPYEFRRKQLEYTWLLTVMGKFVPFHEVTEKAMTYYLEAEGKLGDYHTMMEKWRDLKAFTDVSYLNEISSLADIFALSNGSVEEVKDRLRREGILNLFKGIFSAEEVKAYKPSPKVYRHFVENVGEPAFLVSSNPFDLMGAKNAGMGAIYLNRRGVKLDPLGFEVDLLVKDLKGLFLWLREKA, encoded by the coding sequence ATGCTCGGATGGAGCATGAGGTTGAGGTTAGCTTTTGACGTGTTTGGGACTATCCTGGACTTGTCGACGCTGCCCTACGAGTTTAGGAGGAAGCAGTTGGAGTACACTTGGCTGTTGACCGTTATGGGGAAGTTTGTCCCTTTTCATGAAGTAACAGAGAAGGCCATGACGTACTACCTGGAGGCAGAGGGCAAGCTTGGGGACTACCATACCATGATGGAGAAATGGAGAGACCTGAAGGCTTTCACGGACGTGTCTTACCTCAATGAAATCTCTTCACTCGCTGACATCTTTGCTTTAAGCAACGGGTCAGTAGAGGAGGTCAAGGATCGCTTGAGGAGGGAAGGTATCCTAAACCTTTTCAAGGGGATTTTCAGCGCGGAGGAGGTTAAGGCCTACAAACCCTCGCCCAAGGTGTATAGACACTTCGTTGAGAACGTAGGGGAGCCTGCCTTTCTCGTTTCCTCAAATCCCTTCGACCTGATGGGCGCTAAAAACGCTGGGATGGGAGCCATATATCTGAATAGAAGGGGGGTTAAACTGGACCCGTTGGGGTTTGAGGTCGATCTCCTTGTTAAGGACCTAAAAGGGCTCTTCCTTTGGTTACGGGAGAAGGCCTGA
- a CDS encoding acyl-CoA thioesterase, whose product MVSQYVFQDIVRVYDTDAQGIAHYAAYYRFFTNTIEKFFQERVGVPYPIVDENLWFVIVESEAKYLKPVRLGERLTVLMEPEKVSEKVLKFKLKILRDGDTTTEGYLVQVAINPKVWKSVEIPKTITDRVTL is encoded by the coding sequence ATGGTCTCCCAATACGTTTTCCAAGATATAGTCAGGGTTTATGACACTGACGCCCAGGGTATAGCCCACTACGCAGCGTATTATAGGTTTTTCACCAATACCATAGAAAAGTTCTTTCAAGAGAGAGTAGGTGTCCCTTATCCGATTGTTGACGAGAACCTTTGGTTCGTGATCGTGGAATCTGAGGCTAAATACCTGAAGCCTGTGAGGCTAGGAGAGAGGTTAACGGTTTTAATGGAACCTGAGAAGGTATCTGAGAAGGTTCTAAAGTTCAAACTGAAGATACTGAGGGATGGAGATACTACCACTGAAGGATACCTTGTCCAAGTAGCGATTAACCCAAAGGTGTGGAAGTCAGTGGAGATCCCCAAGACTATAACAGACAGGGTAACCCTATGA
- a CDS encoding phytoene/squalene synthase family protein, translating into MKSSINALESIFRKGSTTYYNSTLLFPRAVREDVTRLYAFVRVFDDLVDSVPQRAKEFYEMRDKFELTLDGKSTDDVVLTNFVGLMREREFKKEWVDAFLDAMESDLKKKVYYTIDETLSYMYGSAEVVGLMMMKVLHLREESAHYARMLGRAMQYLNFIRDLREDLNMGRQYLPVNEMEEFGLKDFEECNDRFREFMRFQLDRFMSYQREAEKGYRMIPSRYLIPIKTAADMYKWTGMRIFLDPCVVNKVKVKPKRRRILARGLFNFIGVPIWSLVSSYRI; encoded by the coding sequence ATGAAAAGTTCCATTAACGCCCTTGAATCAATCTTTAGAAAGGGTAGCACAACGTATTATAATAGTACTCTACTCTTCCCTAGGGCGGTCAGGGAAGATGTAACTAGACTTTACGCTTTCGTTAGGGTCTTCGATGACTTAGTCGACAGCGTCCCACAAAGGGCAAAGGAGTTTTACGAGATGAGGGACAAGTTCGAGTTGACCCTTGACGGGAAGTCCACTGACGACGTGGTGTTGACCAACTTCGTGGGTCTCATGAGGGAGAGGGAGTTTAAGAAGGAGTGGGTTGACGCTTTTCTGGACGCAATGGAGAGCGACCTTAAGAAGAAGGTATACTATACCATTGATGAGACCCTAAGTTACATGTACGGGTCAGCCGAGGTGGTAGGTCTCATGATGATGAAGGTACTACACCTGCGGGAGGAGTCAGCGCACTACGCCAGGATGCTGGGTAGGGCAATGCAGTACCTAAACTTCATTAGGGACTTAAGGGAGGACTTAAACATGGGGAGGCAGTACCTACCAGTAAACGAGATGGAGGAGTTCGGTCTGAAGGACTTTGAGGAATGTAACGACAGGTTCAGGGAGTTCATGAGGTTCCAGTTGGACAGGTTCATGTCATACCAGAGGGAGGCTGAAAAGGGGTACAGAATGATCCCCTCAAGGTACTTGATACCCATAAAGACTGCAGCGGACATGTACAAGTGGACAGGTATGAGGATCTTTCTAGACCCCTGCGTCGTGAACAAGGTGAAGGTGAAGCCCAAGAGGAGGAGGATACTCGCTAGGGGTCTATTCAACTTTATCGGTGTGCCTATATGGAGTTTAGTCTCTTCCTACCGCATCTAG
- a CDS encoding AMP-binding protein produces the protein MNVEIFSLDKIRRLAEEAKIEPERFWAHRAWYLEWFRKPKVILEGRPPNDSWFVGGLLNIAYNAVDRHYRVNPDGVAFYWMSERGDTRTVSYRDLYCEVNRASHVLKELGVKRGDSVSLIMPSIPEAVYFSLAVHRLGGVLVIHYLGLSEDTLAYRLNDCRSRVMVIASSTTRNGKEIEVKRVVDSLLEKFKTPVEKVLVVKRGEVDTTERDVIYDDVKPRGRVFVDPEAMESNEPATVYYTSGTTGRPKGLYHTNGGYLVALNWSFDALLKPRKGDVWWTISELGWPVWPMANLYTIPVMGLTGVLFEGYVGHKADLFSRVVERFGVNLVWSSTTTLYTLKSLGEESINSGDVSSLRAVLNTGEPLNTGARKWLRDRLRDVYIADAYWMTEHLLPIAATPMGLGEVPYKPGSAGITFPGSSFAVVDDDGNPLPPMRKGYIVLNSVNPAMAKMYNDPNHERMVKTYWSRFPGYFYTGDYGYVDEEGYLYVIGRADDVITKEGERIGTMEVESIAANHPSVAEATAVGYERDGSMRIVVLVVPRAGLERSERLEQDVKAFLRNAGVIVDRVVLVSKLPKTKSGKIMRRLVRAILQNDELGDTSTLDSPDVLNELRDVLSK, from the coding sequence ATGAATGTCGAAATTTTCTCTCTAGATAAGATAAGGAGGCTCGCTGAGGAGGCTAAGATAGAGCCTGAGAGGTTCTGGGCCCACAGGGCGTGGTACCTAGAGTGGTTCCGGAAGCCCAAGGTAATCCTTGAGGGGAGACCCCCAAATGACAGTTGGTTCGTGGGGGGTCTGCTCAACATAGCCTACAACGCGGTAGATAGGCATTATAGGGTTAACCCTGATGGAGTTGCTTTTTACTGGATGAGCGAGAGGGGAGACACCAGGACAGTCTCGTATAGGGACCTCTACTGCGAGGTCAACAGGGCCTCTCACGTCCTCAAGGAACTTGGGGTGAAGAGAGGGGACTCTGTCTCACTGATTATGCCAAGTATACCCGAGGCGGTCTACTTCTCCCTTGCTGTACACAGACTAGGAGGAGTGTTGGTAATACACTACCTGGGCTTAAGTGAGGACACTTTGGCTTACAGGCTCAACGACTGCAGGTCTAGGGTCATGGTGATAGCTTCCTCTACCACCAGGAATGGCAAGGAGATAGAGGTGAAGAGGGTCGTTGACAGCCTGTTGGAGAAGTTTAAGACCCCAGTGGAGAAAGTCCTCGTAGTAAAGAGAGGGGAAGTGGACACCACTGAGAGGGATGTGATATACGATGACGTAAAGCCGAGGGGCAGGGTCTTCGTGGACCCCGAGGCAATGGAGTCGAACGAGCCAGCCACTGTGTACTACACCTCTGGTACCACTGGAAGACCCAAGGGGCTTTACCATACAAATGGGGGTTACCTGGTGGCACTGAACTGGTCGTTTGACGCCCTGCTAAAGCCCAGGAAGGGAGACGTCTGGTGGACCATATCAGAGCTCGGATGGCCTGTATGGCCCATGGCAAACCTTTACACCATCCCAGTGATGGGTCTAACAGGGGTCCTCTTTGAGGGTTACGTGGGACATAAGGCTGACCTGTTCTCGAGGGTAGTGGAAAGGTTTGGGGTAAACCTGGTGTGGAGCTCAACAACCACCCTCTACACCCTCAAGAGTTTAGGGGAAGAGTCCATAAACTCAGGAGATGTCTCCTCACTAAGGGCAGTCCTAAACACCGGGGAACCGCTAAATACTGGAGCCAGGAAGTGGCTCAGGGACAGGTTGAGGGACGTTTACATAGCTGACGCCTATTGGATGACAGAACACCTACTACCCATAGCCGCGACCCCCATGGGCCTTGGGGAAGTCCCGTACAAACCTGGGTCAGCAGGGATTACCTTCCCTGGTTCCAGTTTCGCTGTAGTGGACGACGACGGAAACCCACTCCCACCCATGAGGAAGGGGTACATAGTCCTAAATTCCGTAAACCCGGCTATGGCGAAGATGTATAACGACCCTAACCACGAGAGGATGGTCAAGACCTACTGGTCCAGGTTCCCAGGGTACTTCTACACTGGGGACTACGGCTACGTCGACGAAGAGGGTTACCTATACGTGATAGGTAGGGCAGACGATGTAATTACCAAGGAAGGAGAGAGGATAGGGACCATGGAAGTGGAGAGCATAGCAGCAAACCACCCCTCTGTGGCTGAGGCAACGGCCGTGGGATACGAGAGGGACGGCTCAATGAGGATAGTGGTCTTAGTAGTCCCAAGGGCCGGCTTAGAGAGGAGCGAGAGGTTAGAACAGGACGTGAAGGCTTTCCTGAGGAACGCTGGAGTCATCGTGGACAGGGTTGTCCTAGTCTCCAAGTTGCCCAAGACCAAGAGCGGGAAGATAATGAGGAGACTAGTGAGGGCCATACTTCAGAACGATGAGCTCGGTGACACATCCACCCTCGACAGCCCAGACGTCCTTAATGAACTTAGAGACGTGTTGTCCAAGTAA
- a CDS encoding DUF1028 domain-containing protein, translating into MTFSVVVYDPEEEAWGVGVASKFLAVGAFVPWLRPGAGALATQALANLEYGPKGLELLERGTSASDVVRILTGSDPMRERRQLGVVDSKGNSHSFTGRECYPYAGHIVGSNFAVQGNILTGEDVLEAMAKEVEGKGKIYERIMRALKAGERKGGDRRGKQSAAITVVKKEERGEGEIDPRTVGKYVDLRVDDSLEPLKELERVLELWAATFMEEEMVRVEDFPEVEQALRKLGYQDLKTWVEVNNFEAKFTGDRLGKSVVKILLRQAGLS; encoded by the coding sequence TTGACATTTTCGGTAGTAGTATATGATCCGGAGGAGGAAGCCTGGGGAGTAGGAGTAGCTAGTAAGTTTCTGGCCGTGGGGGCTTTCGTCCCATGGCTTAGACCCGGTGCAGGGGCTTTGGCCACTCAAGCTCTGGCTAACCTAGAGTACGGGCCCAAGGGACTGGAGCTCCTTGAGAGGGGCACTAGCGCTAGCGACGTAGTTAGGATCTTGACTGGGTCTGACCCCATGCGCGAAAGGAGACAGTTGGGGGTTGTGGACTCTAAGGGAAACTCCCACTCTTTCACTGGGAGAGAGTGCTACCCATACGCAGGGCACATAGTTGGATCAAACTTCGCCGTGCAAGGGAACATCCTAACAGGTGAAGATGTCCTGGAAGCTATGGCTAAGGAGGTTGAGGGAAAGGGTAAGATATACGAAAGGATAATGAGGGCATTAAAAGCTGGTGAGAGGAAAGGAGGGGATAGGAGGGGCAAGCAAAGCGCTGCCATCACTGTTGTCAAGAAGGAAGAAAGGGGCGAGGGAGAAATAGACCCTAGGACCGTGGGAAAGTACGTTGACTTAAGGGTAGATGATAGTCTGGAACCGTTGAAAGAACTGGAGAGGGTTTTGGAGCTCTGGGCCGCCACCTTTATGGAGGAGGAAATGGTGAGAGTGGAGGATTTCCCGGAGGTAGAACAGGCCCTAAGGAAGTTGGGATACCAAGACCTGAAGACGTGGGTCGAGGTCAACAACTTCGAGGCTAAGTTCACAGGGGACAGGTTAGGGAAGAGTGTAGTTAAGATTCTGCTGAGGCAGGCAGGTCTAAGCTAG
- a CDS encoding MFS transporter → MGKVLTTLALTAFLDSVGFGIIIPVLPYYTLKLGATPFQFSLLTVAYSVAQLLFSPYVSGLSDVRGRKNILRLGIGSEVLGYLIIGLSPSFYPLLLARFLTGALTSNLPILLSYVTEMDQEERSRNIGMLSGFYGVGFVAGPVLGGVFSPLGYRNTFLIVAGLALLNFLLVSVNIREDVEKVKVSRPSLLETLRGAGPQFALILALSLSFAILQGTLAFYGDRFYRWGPEQIGVSLGVVGVVQAIAQFTLVYRIVKKVGEKASALLGLSLSLISYLLLSFPTGQVEAYGSLVLLALGYGVAQNSVLTLLSKTVPKGGLGGAFGFAQSSTALGSLIGFPVGDSMFQYVSPTSEYLLSSFVVLGSIAYLAFGIREFKTS, encoded by the coding sequence ATGGGAAAAGTATTAACGACCTTAGCCTTGACAGCTTTCCTTGATTCAGTGGGTTTCGGGATCATAATACCGGTCCTACCGTACTACACGCTCAAACTCGGTGCTACCCCCTTCCAGTTCAGCCTTCTCACTGTAGCCTACTCAGTAGCTCAACTGCTCTTCTCTCCCTATGTTAGCGGGTTGTCCGATGTGAGGGGTAGGAAGAACATACTACGTCTAGGGATAGGGTCGGAAGTCCTAGGCTACTTGATCATAGGTCTTTCCCCGTCCTTTTACCCTCTCCTTTTGGCGAGGTTCCTGACAGGAGCGCTTACTAGCAACCTCCCTATACTACTCTCCTACGTTACTGAGATGGACCAGGAGGAGAGGTCAAGGAACATAGGCATGCTATCAGGTTTCTACGGTGTAGGGTTCGTTGCGGGACCAGTTCTAGGAGGTGTCTTCTCTCCCCTGGGGTATAGGAACACCTTCTTGATAGTAGCTGGGCTGGCCTTACTCAACTTCCTCCTAGTCTCAGTCAATATCAGGGAGGACGTAGAGAAAGTGAAGGTATCTAGGCCGTCCCTGTTGGAGACCCTGAGAGGTGCAGGACCCCAATTCGCCTTAATCCTAGCCCTGAGCCTGAGCTTTGCAATACTTCAGGGGACCTTAGCGTTTTACGGTGACCGTTTTTACCGATGGGGTCCTGAGCAGATTGGGGTTTCCTTGGGGGTTGTGGGGGTTGTACAGGCTATCGCACAGTTCACCCTGGTATACAGGATAGTAAAGAAAGTCGGGGAGAAGGCTTCTGCCCTCCTTGGTCTGTCCCTTTCATTGATCTCTTACCTTCTTCTATCTTTCCCGACAGGACAAGTTGAGGCATACGGTTCCCTGGTGCTATTGGCTTTGGGGTACGGCGTAGCGCAAAACTCAGTTCTGACCCTCTTGAGTAAGACTGTACCTAAAGGTGGACTAGGGGGAGCTTTCGGCTTTGCACAGTCGTCAACCGCCTTGGGATCTCTGATCGGCTTCCCTGTGGGAGACTCGATGTTTCAGTATGTGTCCCCTACCTCAGAGTACCTCCTGTCGTCCTTCGTCGTCTTGGGGAGTATTGCCTACCTCGCGTTTGGGATCAGGGAATTTAAGACGTCATAG
- a CDS encoding DMT family transporter, giving the protein MKVLKFIVPYVIIGTFQYHFAKDAMSYASPISFNLVRYLISTSIFVLLARKIVVSKDILLLSIFTVTSSVLWALGLEFVSPSESAVLSYTMPLFSIPLAMLVISERPTLLEVAGVLIGFAGVTLYGFALLHHFSLFGGALTVLNAVFWALFSIYYRKLKDLDPVLVNASQFALGSVILLALLPLNPRISLNSSLLEDLGYTSILGGALSFLLWNMMVKLEKVSRITVLSFSVPMLATLVDALSGDPVYPFQVVGILVMLLGILISRFRDIFKGTMGVRG; this is encoded by the coding sequence GTGAAGGTTCTAAAGTTCATAGTCCCCTACGTGATTATAGGCACATTTCAGTATCACTTTGCTAAGGACGCTATGAGCTACGCTTCTCCCATTTCATTTAACTTGGTGAGATATCTAATCTCTACGTCAATCTTCGTGTTATTGGCGAGGAAGATAGTAGTGAGCAAAGACATACTCCTACTCTCCATCTTCACAGTGACCAGCTCCGTTCTTTGGGCTTTGGGTTTGGAGTTCGTCTCTCCATCTGAATCTGCTGTGTTGAGTTATACCATGCCCCTCTTCTCAATACCCTTAGCCATGTTAGTCATCTCTGAGAGGCCCACATTGTTGGAGGTAGCCGGAGTACTGATAGGGTTTGCTGGAGTGACGTTATATGGGTTTGCATTATTGCACCACTTTAGCTTGTTCGGTGGAGCATTAACCGTCCTTAATGCCGTATTTTGGGCACTTTTCTCGATCTATTATAGGAAGCTTAAGGACCTAGACCCCGTCTTAGTGAACGCCAGTCAGTTCGCCCTAGGGTCAGTCATACTTTTGGCCCTGTTACCCTTGAATCCAAGGATTAGCTTGAACTCCTCTCTACTTGAGGACCTAGGTTATACTTCAATCCTGGGAGGAGCCTTGAGCTTCCTGCTCTGGAACATGATGGTTAAACTGGAGAAGGTGAGTAGGATAACTGTCCTCAGCTTCTCCGTTCCAATGCTCGCTACCTTAGTAGACGCACTGAGCGGAGACCCAGTTTATCCTTTCCAGGTAGTCGGGATCTTGGTGATGTTATTAGGTATACTAATCTCCAGATTCAGGGACATTTTTAAGGGTACAATGGGAGTTAGAGGGTGA
- a CDS encoding phytoene desaturase family protein, translated as MRAVVVGAGIGGLSTALLLQKKGLEVTVLEKLDVPGGRARGFSDAVYSFDMGPSWYLMPEVFQRFYRELGEGTPEVKEVDPLFSLYVGDMGKEGTSRTFWKDEYPVRGDLEGYLQDTEFMYKMAMERFLFKEMRVYDFLDPTIIKNLGRFPLFTSLDSFNRRYFSEDFSLKSLGFSSVFLGGSPFNTPAIYAMVNYAILGGGVYYPKGGFQGLVNRLYDLCKRAGVEFRFNEEVNKVEVRDKVVAVWGRERVEGDVFVFNMDYERADSMLPYDYSLGESYWKKKKLSPSAVLGYLGVEGEVKVPHHSIFVNGDWRYHFDSITKGNEPDLENLSYYVSYRKASDDSLRGQDLVFLIPVSAGLESLNLKKYIDAVVSDFKAKTGSKFTIKYERMYGPSDFKRDYNAFKGTAFGISHTLDQTGPFRLPMRHRKLDNLFFVGQYTQPGIGVPMVTISSMLVSEKVLGSLRK; from the coding sequence ATGAGGGCGGTAGTGGTAGGGGCTGGCATAGGGGGTCTGTCCACCGCTCTCCTACTCCAGAAGAAAGGATTGGAAGTAACAGTGCTCGAGAAACTGGACGTCCCGGGAGGTAGGGCAAGGGGTTTTTCGGATGCAGTCTACTCCTTTGACATGGGCCCGTCCTGGTACCTGATGCCGGAGGTCTTCCAGAGGTTCTACAGGGAATTGGGGGAAGGAACTCCGGAGGTGAAGGAGGTTGACCCCCTTTTCTCCCTATACGTCGGGGACATGGGTAAGGAAGGGACGTCGAGGACCTTCTGGAAGGACGAGTACCCGGTGAGAGGAGACCTCGAGGGGTACCTGCAGGACACGGAGTTCATGTACAAGATGGCGATGGAGAGGTTCCTGTTCAAGGAGATGAGGGTCTATGATTTCCTTGACCCTACAATAATTAAGAACTTGGGCAGGTTCCCTCTATTCACCAGTTTAGACTCCTTTAACAGGAGGTACTTCTCGGAAGACTTCTCGCTAAAGTCCCTGGGGTTCTCCTCCGTGTTTCTAGGGGGCTCTCCATTCAATACTCCTGCTATCTACGCTATGGTCAACTACGCCATCCTGGGAGGGGGAGTGTACTACCCTAAGGGAGGTTTTCAAGGTCTAGTGAACAGGTTGTACGACCTTTGCAAGAGGGCAGGTGTGGAGTTCAGGTTCAACGAGGAGGTGAACAAGGTCGAGGTTAGGGATAAGGTAGTCGCTGTGTGGGGAAGAGAGAGGGTAGAGGGCGACGTCTTCGTGTTCAACATGGACTATGAGCGTGCAGATTCCATGCTACCCTACGACTACTCCTTGGGAGAATCTTATTGGAAAAAGAAGAAGCTCTCCCCCTCAGCTGTGTTGGGGTACCTTGGGGTGGAGGGGGAGGTGAAGGTCCCACACCACTCCATTTTTGTGAACGGGGACTGGAGGTACCACTTTGACTCCATCACCAAGGGAAACGAGCCAGACCTGGAGAACCTATCATACTACGTTAGCTACAGGAAAGCCTCAGACGACTCATTAAGGGGGCAAGACCTAGTGTTCTTGATACCCGTTTCGGCAGGTCTTGAGAGCCTGAACCTAAAGAAGTACATTGACGCTGTTGTAAGCGACTTTAAGGCGAAAACTGGGAGCAAATTCACGATTAAGTATGAAAGGATGTATGGACCTTCTGACTTCAAGAGGGACTACAACGCATTCAAAGGCACTGCATTCGGCATATCCCACACCCTAGACCAGACGGGACCTTTCAGGTTACCGATGAGACACCGGAAGCTCGATAACCTGTTTTTCGTAGGCCAGTACACGCAACCGGGGATAGGGGTTCCTATGGTTACCATCTCATCAATGCTGGTGTCTGAGAAGGTCTTGGGCTCGCTGAGAAAATGA
- a CDS encoding Lrp/AsnC family transcriptional regulator, whose product MDDIDRQIIFNLLKDGRMSQHMLAKRLNLTPPSLNLRFRKLLEEGVIRGFKVLMNPNYLNKYFAYYAFANTKDVYSEGMFVKFNCLEDFNVYGFQGNSLEEISRIVKGIASELGDPVMEYVPAQSPTMLKTHYLLLLKVLMENPRADLGDIAHRLNYKVSKVRKLVNEITELRGFAVLPEVDLIKADSILLAIFTRRLEEVKRVTGKFSIISIPGQGSGIDVSFVGSIRTAKSITDVVRGTDPEAQVMLVYDYWIKSDVRNLEQVRVG is encoded by the coding sequence ATGGACGATATTGATCGTCAGATCATCTTCAACCTACTGAAGGACGGAAGGATGTCACAACACATGCTCGCCAAAAGGCTGAACTTGACTCCTCCATCACTGAACCTAAGGTTCAGAAAGTTGTTGGAGGAGGGGGTGATTAGGGGTTTTAAGGTCCTGATGAACCCCAACTACTTGAATAAGTACTTCGCGTATTATGCCTTTGCCAACACCAAGGACGTGTACTCCGAAGGGATGTTCGTTAAGTTCAACTGCCTTGAGGACTTCAACGTGTACGGATTTCAAGGGAACTCCCTCGAGGAGATTAGTAGGATAGTAAAGGGAATTGCGTCAGAATTGGGGGATCCAGTAATGGAGTACGTGCCTGCGCAAAGTCCGACCATGCTCAAGACGCATTACCTGCTTCTTCTCAAGGTCTTGATGGAAAACCCAAGGGCTGACTTAGGAGATATAGCACACAGGTTGAACTATAAGGTCTCAAAGGTGAGGAAGTTGGTCAACGAGATTACAGAGTTACGGGGCTTCGCTGTGTTGCCTGAGGTGGACTTGATCAAGGCAGACTCAATTCTATTGGCGATATTCACGAGGAGACTGGAGGAGGTCAAGAGGGTTACCGGGAAGTTCTCGATAATCTCTATCCCAGGCCAAGGCTCAGGTATAGACGTAAGTTTTGTCGGCTCAATTAGGACCGCTAAGTCTATAACTGACGTGGTCAGGGGGACGGATCCAGAGGCTCAGGTTATGTTGGTATACGACTACTGGATTAAGAGTGACGTAAGAAACTTGGAACAAGTTCGCGTGGGCTGA
- a CDS encoding hemerythrin domain-containing protein: MWIRDPIDLLLFEHCVLRVRYSISLSLLESCEEKALELLKETHEFVVHWHARIEDKYVFPMYGEKAKAMSNDHLLIEKYGYSAINQRRKDWISRYVKIVLDHNLSEEETLFKDRVATGGDVMRSILDEMVKFSGYFNVTGLRVT; encoded by the coding sequence ATGTGGATTCGTGACCCCATAGACCTCCTCCTTTTCGAACATTGCGTACTCAGGGTCCGGTACTCAATTTCGCTCTCGCTCTTGGAAAGTTGCGAGGAGAAGGCGTTGGAGCTATTGAAGGAGACCCACGAGTTCGTGGTCCACTGGCACGCTAGGATTGAGGATAAATACGTGTTCCCCATGTACGGAGAGAAGGCAAAGGCCATGAGCAACGATCATCTCCTCATAGAGAAGTACGGATACTCAGCCATTAACCAGAGGAGGAAGGACTGGATCTCTAGGTACGTGAAGATAGTCCTAGACCACAACCTCAGTGAGGAGGAGACATTGTTCAAGGATAGGGTAGCCACTGGAGGTGATGTAATGAGGTCAATACTGGACGAAATGGTCAAGTTCAGTGGGTACTTTAACGTGACGGGACTTAGGGTGACCTAA
- a CDS encoding sterol desaturase family protein, with product MAVYLIIQLVAIGVGVFVGMEFLARLMHKYVMHGVLWSVHSDHHREKHGEVEKNDAFGALFAGVAIFLVIEWLRGGDPILLAIAMGMTGYGIAYAFVHDMIIHDRHLHLRAWGMRHSPFRELILVHDVHHQEGEGNWGFLFIIRGLDKVPEEARYRS from the coding sequence ATGGCAGTTTACTTGATAATACAGTTGGTCGCTATAGGGGTAGGAGTCTTCGTAGGGATGGAGTTCTTGGCAAGGTTGATGCACAAGTACGTGATGCATGGAGTCCTGTGGTCAGTACACAGTGACCATCATAGGGAAAAACACGGAGAAGTGGAAAAGAACGACGCTTTCGGTGCCCTGTTCGCCGGGGTAGCTATTTTCTTAGTCATAGAGTGGTTGAGGGGAGGTGACCCGATCCTCCTGGCTATAGCCATGGGCATGACAGGTTACGGGATCGCATACGCTTTCGTCCACGACATGATAATCCACGATAGACACCTCCACTTGAGGGCCTGGGGGATGAGACACAGCCCCTTCAGGGAACTGATCCTAGTTCACGATGTGCACCACCAGGAAGGGGAAGGTAACTGGGGCTTTCTCTTCATAATTAGAGGACTGGACAAGGTCCCGGAAGAGGCGAGGTATAGGTCATGA